Sequence from the Candidatus Thermoplasmatota archaeon genome:
TGCAGACTCAAGCTGTCGTTCTCTGTGCGGGTGTCGGATCGCGCCTTAGGCCCGTGACCAACCACGTGCCAAAATGCCTTGTCCGGGTCGGAGGAAAACCGATCCTTCAGTACCAACTGGAGGCTTTGCGCGCGTGCGGAATCCTGGACGTCACCATCGTCTCGGGCTATCGGAGTCACCAGGTTCAGGAATTCCTGCGGGGACGGTTTGACGATATGAAGATTCAAATCGTCACGAACGAGGATTACGCGACGACGAACAACATGTACTCGTTGTATCTCGTTCGCGACCGGCTGGATTCCCCGATGGTGCTTCTGAATGGCGACATCGTGTTCGACCCCTTCCTCCTCCGGCGGTTGCTCGACAATCCCGCAGAGGATTCGATTGCGGTCTTCCCGGGTGTCCACGTCGACGAATCCATGAAGGTCACCGTGAGCAAGGACGGGCACATCACGGGAATTTCAAAACGCTTCGGCGAAGCCGAGGCCCATGGCATCTCTCTTGACCTCTACCGCTTCTCCGCGAAAGGCGCCCGCGCGCTGCGAAAAGAGGTCGAGGGATGGATCGAAACCCGCGGCGACCGGAAGCAATGGACCGAAGTCGCGCTGCACGATCTCCTTGCGCGTAGGGAGATTCCGGTCAAGCCTGTTGATGTCGGGGGTTCCGCCTGGATCGAGATCGACAACTTCGAGGACCTCCAGCAAGCCGAGTTCCTGTTCAACCCGGTTGCGCGAGAAATCCGGAGCAAGGACGTGATCTTCTTCGACGGCGATGGAACACTCTACGTGGACGGCCAACTGTTGCCCGGCGCAAAAGAGATTGTCGCGTGGCTGAGGGCGAACGAGCGAAAGGTGTACTTCCTCACCAACAACTCCTCGAAATCGAAGGCCGACTACGTCCGTCGTCTCGCCGAGATCGGGATTCCTTTCTCCGCGAACGAGGTCGTGACGAGCACGGACATGGCGATCGAGTACCTCCGCAACCGCCGCACCAAAGGTGTCTTCGCGGTTGGCACGCCAGGGTTCGTCGAGGACCTTGAGCGGGCCGGTATCTCAACTACGTCCGAAACTCCCGATACCGTCATCGTGGCATTCGACACGACCTTGACCTACGAGAAGCTCAAGCGGGCGTGTCTCCTCATCGAAGGCGGCGCTCACTTCGTCGCAACCCATGGAGATCGCGTTTGCCCGACCCGGGAGGGCGGCATCCCTGACGCCGGCGCCATCATCGCGCTGATCGAGACCGCGACCCAGGTGTCCCCGGTCGTGCTCGGGAAACCACATGAGCGGATGATCCTCGCCAAGCTCGAGGAAATTGGCGCCGCGCCCGAACGCGTGCTCCATGTAGGCGACCGACTCTCGACGGACATCCACATGGGCCGCCGTGCCGGGGTCGAAACCGTCTGTGTTTTGAGTGGTGAGGCAACGCGTGAGGAGATCGAATTGTCGAGGACTAAGCCGGACTTGATCATCAACGATCTGCGAGGGTTACTGCTGTTGCTGGCTCGTGGTGAGAACTCGGTTGCGACTAAAGGTATTCGCGTGAAGAGTCGGGGTGGCGAACCATTCACGAATTCGCAATGACTTCCGGTCTTCAGAAATCTATCTCGCGTGCGGTCTGCTGGGCTCGCGGGGACGCCTTCCTGGTTTTACGCTGCAAGACAACCATCCCGGGCCGCGAGCGTGTTTGAAGTGCGGGATCGAGAAAATCGATTCTCTTCGTCGCTGGATTCCCTCGTGCGAAAAGCGGAACTCGTGAAGCGGGTTTTCCGGGGCAATGGGGAAGTCATCCGAAAGGCGGCTGCGGTCACGGTAATCCAAACCATCGGTATTCCCTTAGGATTTATACTTCAAGTCAGCTTACTCAGGCTCCTCGGGCCAACTGAGTTCGGCAAATATGCATACGTATGGGCGTGGATCACTTTTCTCGCACTTTTCACGTCGCTCGGTTTTGCTCCCGCTTCACTCCGATTCATTCCTAATTATGAGCGTGAGCAACGTCAGCGAATGAGCGCAAGCTATCTGAGGGCCTCTGTTGCATTCGCTCTTGGGGCCTCGTTGCTTCTCGCTCTTGCCGTCGTCGTGATACTGCCGTATACTGCTGGCGAAGAATACCGGGATGTCCTCAGCGCTGGCATTTGGATTCTACCAATTCTTTCTATTATTTTTCTCCACGTTGAGATTCTAAAGGCAATTGAACGTCCCATTGTATCCTATTTAGGGCATCTCGTGATCCGGCCGGCGATTCTATTGGCGCTGCTCGGGGGCATTGTCTGGGTTGGAATTGGGGTTCTCGATGCACATACAGCCCTAATCCTAACGGCTATCACGTTAGGATTCGTTCTTCTCGCCCAGTTGCCATGGCTCTGGAACCATTACTGGATGAAGGGCGGAAGATTGAACTCACGCGTTCTCGTTGATTGGATGGCCGTCGGGATCCCATTGCTCGTGAGCGCGGGTTTTGTTCTCGCGATATACCAAGCAGATATTCTAATCGTAGGGCTCGTGAGCTCGCCCGTTGAAGTCGGCTATTACGCAATATGTGCACTCGGCGCTGGCGTACTTCTTTTCCCGCTTCACGCAGTAAATGCCGTCCTCTCTCCGAGAATCTCGAGGGAGTTCTATGCTGGAGATGCGACTTCGCTGCAACAAACGATGGCGGTGGGGGCGAATCTGATGTTCTGGCCCTCTCTATTCGGCTTAATAGTATTATTCATCTTTGGGCGTGTGGTCTTATCGTTCGTTGGAGTTAACGCTGCCTGGTCATTTGAGATTCTGATGATTCTTGCAGTTTCGCATACTGTCGGTGCTTCGTTTGGAATGGTCAGCCCCGTGTTGAATCTAACTGGGAATCAGTCGCTTGCCGCCCGCGTGACTATAATAACAGGTATCACAGGTTTGCCGATCCTCGCGTACCTTGCGGGCTCTATCGGCCCGGTCGGGGCGGCATATGGGGCAGCAGCGACTGCTACAATATGGAAGGCGGCGCTTGCAATCGCGGCAAAGAAGAAATTGGGAGTCAATACAACGATCTGGGGGACAAGCGAAGGGGTATGGCACACAACGAATGCCCACATATCTCCAAGGCGCCTTGAAACTCCTCCAGAGCGGGGGACCTGAAAAATGGACCTTCGTAGCCTGTCTCTACTCAGCGTGCTGCGCGCCCCCTTGTGGGTCCTTTATTGGCTGAGCGGTTTTGTTCCCCGCGATCCTAATCTCTGGGTGTTCGGGTCGTGGGATGGCGTCAAATATTCTGACAATCCACGATATGTTTTCGAATATCTCCATCGTCAAATGACCACAATGGGCTCGTCGAAAGTGCCCCGAGTCCGCTGGATAACGTCGTCTCGTGAGGTGAAATCGACGCTGAAGGGGTTAGGTTTCCCCGTGACTGAGAGGTGGTCATTTCGAGGTATGCTCGATTCTATCAGGGCGGGTGTCTATGTCTATTGCTCCACCGCTCACGACATCAACACGTGGCTATCTCGCGGGGCCTATCACGTTAACCTGTGGCATGGGATACCTCTTAAAAAGCTCGGAACGTATTATCCTCGAGATGATGGCCGATCGACGAGTTTGATTGCAAGAGTTGACCTCTTCGGATTGAGGTATGGGTTACGGCGACCGACTCCAAAGGTCAATTCATCAATCGCCACAACTGGTGAGGTGGCCCGCACCTACGCAGAATTCTTTCGAATTCCTGTAGCGCATGTGCCTTTGACTGGTTTTCCTCGAAATGACCCATTACTTCAGCCAAGGTCAGATATTACTCAAGCAGAGCGAGAGTTCGCGCATCGTGTCACAAAAATTCGTCAGGAAGGGACCCTTGTAGCGCTCTATGCTCCTACGTTCCGAGATCATGAAACCGGCTCCCGCTCAGTTCCGATCAATTGGAAAAAGCTGTCCGAGGAGCTCGAAGAGATTGACGGATATCTCTTCTTGCGGCTGCATCACGTTGACTCGCTGACTATGCCAACAGAGCTGCCGCCTCGCATCGAGGTAACTCCATCGACCGTCGATTTGCCCGTCATCCTTGCGCATATCGATTGCCTTGTTACCGATTATTCCTCAATCTACTTCGATTTCATCTTGACGGGCAAACCCGTTATCTTCTATTGCTACGATCTGCAGGAATACGTGAGTCGAAGCCGGAGATTCGCATATCCATATGATGAGGTGGCCCCAGGACCTCATGTAACAACTCAATCCGACCTTGTATGTGAACTTTCGAAGGTACGAGAATCCAATCTGGTAGAGTGGCGGGCGTCTCGCACTCGCGTCGCTGAGACCTTCCATGTTCACCTGGATGCGTCGAGCGCGCAACGAGTGGCGGACCACCTTCTAAGGCTCCTGATACCGCGCAAGGCTTCGGCCTTTTTGGAAAATGGGGGGGAGAATTAATGGTGGGGACACTTGGCAGTTCAACATTCCAGCGCGGCGACCTCATAACCCTCGCCTCACTTCTCGTCGGCGGCTTGGTGATCGTGATGGCGGGGGAGGGGGCCACAGATCTCAGAACCTTGTGGCTTACCGTCGGCGTGATGGTCATCGTGGTCACGTATCGGGTTGCAGGAAACGATGAATCGCGGTATGCGATTCGGTTTACCTTCGCAGTTGCCTTGGCAATTACACTCGGCGCAATGATGCATGCAGCTGTTCAAGAGGGACTTCTTCGTGAGGCAGATGTCGACCTGAAAATTGTAGAAAATATCGTCGAATACGGTCGCATTACGACAGATTACGGGGTTTGGAGATTAAGGGCCTATGCTACGTGGCCGGCGATCCATTCACTTGCCGCGGTCGCCGCTGAAGTCATGGGGGTTCCTCCGCGCGACGCCGGGATCATGATTCCGCTCGCCATTCATATGACGATTACTGCCCTCGCATTCATTGCGGGCTCGAGGATGTTCGGGATGCCCGCGGGGGCTTGTGCTGGGGTGCTCACGGCTCTACTGGGGGTCTTTCCACACGCCATTCTCACACGGCAAGGGATTGCGTTTGTGGGCGCGTTGATGATTCTTTGGGCCATCGCGCGCCCTTCTTACCGGACTAGTCTTCGCGACGTGGTTATAGTTGGTTGTGGGTCCATTATTCTCATCCTCGGACATTTCACAACAAGTTTGTTCGTAGGTTTTGCACTGCTGGGAGTTGGAGTTTTCCGCTGGCTCCGACCTAAGTCAGGCGCGGCCTCCGGCCCTTGGGTGATCATCCTTGCCTACAACGTTGCCTTGGGGGGCTTCCTGCTTTATGTAGGGTGGTTTCAAGCTGAAGGGATCCTCAAGGTGATTGTGGGGACGGTGGGTGGAGCCCTTTTGGGTAGTGTAACCGATGTCGGGTTCGTTTTCCAGAATCCGAACCCTGAACGCGGCGCAAATATGAGGTTACGTCTCCAGGCGGGGGCGATGCTCCTAATACTGGTTGCTTTGTCCATGCTCTCGATCTTTGCATTGCGGAGAAATCTCAGCAAAAGCAAGCTTGTGATTCCAATGGGTGCTGCTTTCTTTCCACTCGGTTTATCCGCAGTCCTGATGGGGTCAAGTTTGGCATTCAAGGATCTTTCGCGCGTCGCTGTCTATAGTCGAATATTTATTTTTGGGGCGGCCTTCGCAATTCTTTCGGCGAGCGCTATTGCGATGTCCTTACCACGTCGATCCGTTAGGATCATTTGGGTAGTCTTAGCAGTCTTGCTTCTAATCGCGGGGCCCGGGACGCTTGAACCCACATTCTACCACGGGACAGTTGAGCCGGACTGGAACCTTGGAGATCCTGAGCGGCGGCTGACCGCAAGCGGGCGGTCCGCCGCGGTCTGGGTCGGCAAATATGCGGGTCCGGGGCCCGTAGCTTCCGATATTGGCGCCGTTGATCTCCTTGAGCGCGAAGGCGTCCGAGTTAGAACTAACGTTGCTTTCCATGGTGGGGCAGATGCCGATGTGCAGGCCCTCTTCCGAGGCGACTCTACAAAACTATCTCGCTTCTCGGCCTTCTGGCTAAGAACGGAAACGTTCCAGTTACTTCAGGGTGATGGTCAGACCGTGGCCTACACCGTAGTTCGGTTCTCGGACATGCAGCGCCTTGCTGCGACTCCCTCGACTGCGATCGTTTACGATAGTCCTTACGCGAAGCTCTATATTCATCAAGGGAGCATGTGAGCGATGATGTTCTGGAAGCGATCGTCCGTTCTTGATATTCTGGGTAGGGGTGCTCATTGAGCTCGTCAGCGCCGAAACCGCACCGCGAGCCCCAAGCAGGCGATATCCCGAGCGTTGCGACAATTATTGTGAATTGGAATGGCTTAAGTGACACGATCGATTGTGTTAACGCTACCTTGTCGCTCGATTACCCTCGTCAGGGAGTTTTCGTCGTCGACAACGGCTCGCGCCC
This genomic interval carries:
- a CDS encoding HAD-IIA family hydrolase, which translates into the protein QTQAVVLCAGVGSRLRPVTNHVPKCLVRVGGKPILQYQLEALRACGILDVTIVSGYRSHQVQEFLRGRFDDMKIQIVTNEDYATTNNMYSLYLVRDRLDSPMVLLNGDIVFDPFLLRRLLDNPAEDSIAVFPGVHVDESMKVTVSKDGHITGISKRFGEAEAHGISLDLYRFSAKGARALRKEVEGWIETRGDRKQWTEVALHDLLARREIPVKPVDVGGSAWIEIDNFEDLQQAEFLFNPVAREIRSKDVIFFDGDGTLYVDGQLLPGAKEIVAWLRANERKVYFLTNNSSKSKADYVRRLAEIGIPFSANEVVTSTDMAIEYLRNRRTKGVFAVGTPGFVEDLERAGISTTSETPDTVIVAFDTTLTYEKLKRACLLIEGGAHFVATHGDRVCPTREGGIPDAGAIIALIETATQVSPVVLGKPHERMILAKLEEIGAAPERVLHVGDRLSTDIHMGRRAGVETVCVLSGEATREEIELSRTKPDLIINDLRGLLLLLARGENSVATKGIRVKSRGGEPFTNSQ
- a CDS encoding oligosaccharide flippase family protein gives rise to the protein MKRVFRGNGEVIRKAAAVTVIQTIGIPLGFILQVSLLRLLGPTEFGKYAYVWAWITFLALFTSLGFAPASLRFIPNYEREQRQRMSASYLRASVAFALGASLLLALAVVVILPYTAGEEYRDVLSAGIWILPILSIIFLHVEILKAIERPIVSYLGHLVIRPAILLALLGGIVWVGIGVLDAHTALILTAITLGFVLLAQLPWLWNHYWMKGGRLNSRVLVDWMAVGIPLLVSAGFVLAIYQADILIVGLVSSPVEVGYYAICALGAGVLLFPLHAVNAVLSPRISREFYAGDATSLQQTMAVGANLMFWPSLFGLIVLFIFGRVVLSFVGVNAAWSFEILMILAVSHTVGASFGMVSPVLNLTGNQSLAARVTIITGITGLPILAYLAGSIGPVGAAYGAAATATIWKAALAIAAKKKLGVNTTIWGTSEGVWHTTNAHISPRRLETPPERGT
- a CDS encoding CDP-glycerol glycerophosphotransferase family protein — encoded protein: MDLRSLSLLSVLRAPLWVLYWLSGFVPRDPNLWVFGSWDGVKYSDNPRYVFEYLHRQMTTMGSSKVPRVRWITSSREVKSTLKGLGFPVTERWSFRGMLDSIRAGVYVYCSTAHDINTWLSRGAYHVNLWHGIPLKKLGTYYPRDDGRSTSLIARVDLFGLRYGLRRPTPKVNSSIATTGEVARTYAEFFRIPVAHVPLTGFPRNDPLLQPRSDITQAEREFAHRVTKIRQEGTLVALYAPTFRDHETGSRSVPINWKKLSEELEEIDGYLFLRLHHVDSLTMPTELPPRIEVTPSTVDLPVILAHIDCLVTDYSSIYFDFILTGKPVIFYCYDLQEYVSRSRRFAYPYDEVAPGPHVTTQSDLVCELSKVRESNLVEWRASRTRVAETFHVHLDASSAQRVADHLLRLLIPRKASAFLENGGEN